The DNA window AGGATACCGACACAacactccacatccttcctgcacccctcttgacatcttgcaaagtgtttttcctttgcacttcgcggatgtggcactgttttgacaaatgttgaccaccttggataaatgccgtcagctaggtagtatggcccgtcgtaTATACGTCCGTTGATTTCATACGTGACTTTTAGTGCCTTTCCTTGCAAGACATcattgaacactggggattgggcaaggaagttgaggtcattttgagctcccggaaccccgaaaaaggcatgccaaatccatgtatcaaaagatgccactgcctccaaaatgatactttttgctcattttctgtcTCCATAAgtgccttgccatgcacttggacagttttccACGTCTAATGCATACAATCAATGCTCccaatcatcccaggaaaacctcgcatctcggcCTTCTTCAAAAGCCTTTCCAAGTCCATGTGAGTAGGTTTCCGGAGGTACTCTGCAGTGTAGATAAATTCGATTGCTCTGCAAAACCTTatcagggactcaagaatggttgattttcccatcctcgctatctcatccacttggtctgcagctgctccatacgcaagcatccgcaacgcagcagtaattttttgctcgaGAAGGAGACCCATAGCACCACAAGCATCCTTCTTTTGCGCAAAGTAAGAATCGTGGTTGCAAacagcaatcatgattttgttgaacaaatgtcgttccattctaaaacgatgtctgaagtacgtatcaggaaatgcactattatggacaaaataatcgtccaatAGCTCCTCACCTCGttgttgcctgcttctatcaaggtttttGGAACGGGTGGGCCTGCATATATGAGCCACAACTTGGATGACTCGACGAGAATGTGAGTCTCTGGCCAttcttgcttcgtcatctctccttcttcgctcctcatcttcttccttctcattttgggctatatggagattgaacattccttcagattggttaaacaattcttcctcttcttgatcGGAAATTAGTGAAAAAtagataacaaaaaaaattaaatagagAAAATTAAGAATGCTTTCGTGAGCACGAC is part of the Malus domestica chromosome 12, GDT2T_hap1 genome and encodes:
- the LOC139189786 gene encoding uncharacterized protein, which encodes MFNLHIAQNEKEEDEERRRRDDEARMARDSHSRRVIQVVAHICRPTRSKNLDRSRQQRGEELLDDYFVHNSAFPDTYFRHRFRMERHLFNKIMIAVCNHDSYFAQKKDACGAMGLLLEQKITAALRMLAYGAAADQVDEIARMGKSTILESLIRFCRAIEFIYTAEYLRKPTHMDLERLLKKAEMRGFPGMIGSIDCMH